One genomic region from Methanonatronarchaeum thermophilum encodes:
- a CDS encoding zinc ribbon domain-containing protein: protein MKKLDPKDTSKECSQCGVKTEKKLWQREHSCPSCGYTTDRDYNAAQNILGKGLTEVTPAETATSTDNKHQIQFCNVSASYVIETGNPFHTKA from the coding sequence TTGAAGAAGTTAGACCCGAAAGATACCAGTAAAGAATGTTCTCAGTGCGGAGTCAAAACCGAAAAAAAACTATGGCAGAGAGAACATAGTTGCCCAAGCTGCGGGTACACAACGGATAGAGACTACAACGCAGCACAGAATATTTTAGGTAAGGGACTTACCGAAGTTACGCCTGCGGAGACTGCAACCTCTACAGACAACAAACACCAGATTCAGTTCTGTAATGTATCTGCAAGTTACGTCATCGAAACAGGAAACCCCTTCCACACCAAGGCATAA
- a CDS encoding isocitrate/isopropylmalate dehydrogenase family protein produces the protein MAHKVTLIPGDGIGPEVIEATKTVIDATGVNIKYDVIEAGAGVMEEKGTPLPNEVIESIEKNKVGLKGPITTPVGSGFRSVNVAIRQKLKLFANVRPTKNLPGIGVKDSDIITVRENTEGLYSGVEHYCDEDKTVAESHCIISKKASERIARFAFEYAEKEGRQKVTAVHKANILKTTNGLFLKTAEEVAKEYPNIEFEDRIVDNMAMQLVQKPELYDVIVTTNLFGDILSDLCAGLVGGLGVAPGGNFGHDKAVFEPIHGSAPKYAGQNKVNPTAQILTGTMMLKHLNENEAAEKIYNAVAKAIQEGEKLTYDLGGNAGTQEYAEYVASKI, from the coding sequence ATGGCCCACAAAGTAACATTAATACCTGGAGACGGAATCGGTCCAGAAGTTATAGAAGCTACAAAAACCGTTATAGACGCGACCGGTGTAAACATAAAATACGATGTCATTGAAGCTGGAGCAGGAGTAATGGAGGAAAAAGGAACTCCACTACCAAATGAAGTAATCGAATCGATAGAGAAAAACAAAGTAGGTTTAAAAGGACCCATCACAACTCCAGTTGGATCTGGATTCAGAAGCGTGAACGTCGCTATCAGACAGAAACTAAAGCTGTTCGCAAACGTCCGGCCAACCAAAAACCTACCTGGAATAGGCGTAAAAGACTCTGATATAATAACCGTCCGAGAAAACACAGAAGGCCTATACAGCGGTGTCGAACACTACTGCGACGAAGATAAAACCGTAGCCGAATCCCACTGCATAATCTCGAAAAAAGCAAGCGAAAGAATAGCTAGATTCGCATTCGAATACGCAGAAAAAGAAGGAAGACAAAAAGTAACAGCAGTACACAAAGCAAACATACTGAAAACAACAAACGGCCTCTTCCTAAAAACAGCAGAAGAAGTAGCAAAAGAATATCCAAACATCGAATTCGAAGACCGAATCGTAGACAACATGGCCATGCAGCTGGTTCAAAAACCAGAGCTATACGACGTAATAGTCACAACAAACCTATTCGGAGACATACTATCAGACCTATGCGCAGGACTGGTTGGAGGATTAGGCGTAGCTCCAGGCGGAAACTTTGGTCATGACAAAGCAGTTTTCGAACCGATACACGGAAGCGCTCCAAAATACGCAGGACAAAACAAAGTCAACCCAACCGCACAAATTCTAACAGGAACAATGATGCTCAAACACCTCAACGAAAACGAAGCCGCAGAAAAAATATACAACGCAGTAGCCAAAGCAATACAAGAAGGCGAAAAACTAACATACGACCTTGGAGGAAACGCTGGAACACAAGAATACGCAGAATACGTAGCATCAAAAATCTAA
- a CDS encoding 3-isopropylmalate dehydratase small subunit, which translates to MNFEGTARTYGDDVDTDAIIPGKYKFDTLDMNKLARHAMEGIDPDFYNRIDEGDIIVAGENFGCGSSREQAPLVIKHAGISCVVAESFARIFFRNAINVGLPIIQIPGISSKVDEGDELKVDVENGVLENLTKNESYEGEEISDFMLIVLGEGGLPNYIKNRGDFVWPTK; encoded by the coding sequence ATGAATTTTGAAGGAACAGCACGTACTTATGGGGATGATGTAGATACTGATGCTATTATTCCTGGTAAATACAAGTTCGATACGTTGGATATGAACAAACTTGCTAGACATGCTATGGAGGGTATTGACCCTGATTTCTATAACCGAATAGATGAAGGCGATATAATTGTTGCTGGTGAGAATTTTGGTTGTGGAAGCAGTCGTGAACAGGCACCTTTGGTGATTAAACACGCAGGCATCTCTTGTGTTGTAGCAGAGTCGTTCGCCAGAATCTTCTTTAGAAACGCAATAAACGTTGGACTACCTATAATACAGATACCAGGGATTTCAAGCAAGGTCGATGAAGGCGATGAACTCAAAGTAGACGTTGAAAACGGTGTTTTAGAAAACCTCACCAAAAACGAGAGTTACGAGGGAGAAGAAATATCTGATTTCATGTTAATCGTTCTTGGAGAAGGTGGGCTTCCAAACTACATTAAAAATAGAGGTGACTTTGTATGGCCCACAAAGTAA
- a CDS encoding 3-isopropylmalate dehydratase large subunit, giving the protein MGTIVENIFSEKFGETARAGDVVLVDVDLAMAQDGTAPLAINAFKQMDMDIAHPERLALIIDHIAPSKSEGASELHIMMREFAREHGIKLYDVGEGVCHQLMLENHVEPGQLVIGADSHTCTYGAVGAFATGVGSTDMAAAFATGKLWFKVPQTIKINLTGQTKQNVSAKDIILKLCKKIEADGALYKALEITGPTTKNLTIPSRATLTNMAIEMGAKTAIIQPDKKAEEFTGAKAPDWVMADDDAEYVREIDIDVSSLEPQIAVPHQVDNVHDITEVEGTKIDQVVLGSCTNGRLEDLEAATRIVSGRQIDDGVRFLVFPASKSVYMDAIDKGVVQTLVDAGATVCNPGCGPCPGTHMGILAPGEKALATTNRNFKGRMGSTEAEVYLGSPETAAYTALNGVITTEDD; this is encoded by the coding sequence TTGGGAACAATTGTAGAAAACATTTTTTCTGAAAAATTTGGTGAAACAGCTAGAGCTGGAGATGTAGTGCTTGTAGATGTTGATTTGGCGATGGCTCAAGATGGTACAGCACCACTAGCGATAAATGCTTTTAAACAGATGGATATGGATATAGCGCATCCGGAGAGGCTTGCATTAATTATAGATCACATTGCGCCCAGTAAAAGCGAAGGCGCTTCAGAGCTTCATATAATGATGAGGGAGTTTGCTAGGGAGCATGGGATTAAGTTGTATGATGTTGGTGAAGGTGTTTGCCACCAACTAATGTTGGAGAACCATGTGGAGCCAGGGCAGTTGGTTATAGGAGCCGACAGCCACACCTGCACCTACGGTGCAGTAGGAGCGTTCGCAACAGGAGTAGGATCAACAGACATGGCAGCAGCATTCGCAACAGGAAAACTATGGTTCAAAGTACCACAAACAATCAAAATAAACCTAACAGGACAAACAAAACAAAACGTAAGCGCAAAAGACATAATCCTAAAACTATGCAAAAAAATAGAAGCAGACGGAGCACTCTACAAAGCCCTAGAAATCACAGGACCAACAACAAAAAACCTAACAATCCCATCAAGAGCAACACTAACCAACATGGCAATAGAAATGGGAGCAAAAACAGCAATAATACAACCAGACAAAAAAGCTGAAGAGTTTACTGGTGCTAAGGCTCCTGATTGGGTTATGGCTGATGATGATGCGGAGTATGTTAGGGAGATAGATATTGATGTTTCTTCTTTGGAGCCGCAGATAGCTGTTCCCCACCAGGTCGACAACGTCCACGATATAACAGAGGTTGAGGGCACCAAAATCGATCAGGTTGTTTTGGGGTCTTGTACTAATGGACGTCTTGAAGATTTAGAGGCTGCAACTAGGATTGTTAGTGGTCGTCAGATTGATGATGGTGTTAGGTTCCTTGTTTTCCCTGCTTCTAAATCGGTTTATATGGATGCTATTGATAAGGGAGTTGTTCAGACGCTTGTTGATGCTGGTGCTACTGTTTGTAATCCTGGGTGTGGTCCTTGTCCTGGTACTCATATGGGGATTCTTGCTCCTGGTGAGAAGGCTCTTGCAACCACTAACAGGAATTTCAAAGGTAGGATGGGTAGTACTGAAGCGGAAGTATATCTTGGTTCTCCCGAGACAGCAGCATACACTGCTTTAAACGGTGTGATAACTACGGAGGATGATTAA
- a CDS encoding LeuA family protein, with protein sequence MITSYEDLPNIELPVDQEIKISDGTLREGAQMPGVVIKSEDKLQIYKYLHQIGVEKVENFLYSDRDREVTREMLDLGYDKPEVTGWIRASKSDIELVTSMGGIEETGILTSVSDCHLFDKIGFESREEAKESYLDVVQEVVDHGITPRCHVEDVTRAEIEDFVYPFIEEIIEIDSDAVIRICDTVNYGIPFEGDLPYSIPRLVRDIKDLGVEDIELHIHDDYGLGVANVLSGFWNGANWGNMTVMGLGERAGVAELEKVLLFLTDRLGVDKYDLTVLKDLANYLEENANYHVPYNKAVVGDNVFAHESGIHTDGVIKNPFTYEPYPPEMVGARRKFMIGDSSGREVIAKKTNDILERNDIDLTVDKKDKRIKEMYNEIQQLYEENKRSSCILDKEFKEILDKHFDKEV encoded by the coding sequence ATGATTACGTCATATGAAGATCTTCCAAATATTGAGTTACCAGTTGATCAAGAGATTAAGATTAGTGATGGCACTTTAAGAGAGGGTGCTCAGATGCCCGGTGTTGTCATTAAAAGTGAGGATAAGCTTCAGATATATAAGTATTTGCATCAGATTGGGGTTGAGAAGGTTGAGAACTTCCTTTATAGTGATAGGGATCGGGAGGTTACTCGAGAGATGCTTGATTTGGGTTATGATAAGCCTGAGGTGACCGGTTGGATTAGGGCTTCTAAAAGTGATATAGAGCTTGTTACGAGTATGGGTGGTATTGAGGAGACGGGTATTCTTACCTCTGTGTCTGATTGTCATTTATTCGATAAAATTGGTTTTGAGAGTCGGGAGGAAGCTAAAGAGAGTTATCTTGATGTTGTGCAGGAAGTGGTGGATCATGGTATAACTCCTAGATGCCATGTTGAGGATGTAACGAGAGCTGAGATTGAGGATTTTGTCTATCCTTTTATTGAAGAGATTATTGAGATAGATTCGGATGCTGTGATTAGAATCTGTGATACAGTTAATTATGGGATTCCTTTTGAAGGAGATTTACCTTATTCTATTCCCCGGTTGGTTAGAGATATAAAAGACCTTGGTGTTGAGGACATCGAGCTTCATATTCACGACGATTATGGGCTTGGAGTAGCAAATGTACTCTCAGGGTTTTGGAATGGAGCAAACTGGGGTAATATGACTGTTATGGGGCTTGGTGAAAGGGCAGGAGTCGCCGAGCTGGAGAAGGTATTACTGTTCCTAACCGATAGGCTTGGAGTGGACAAATACGACCTAACAGTACTCAAAGATCTAGCGAACTATCTAGAAGAAAACGCTAACTACCACGTACCATACAATAAAGCAGTTGTTGGAGACAATGTGTTTGCACATGAAAGCGGTATACACACAGATGGGGTTATTAAAAATCCATTCACATACGAACCATATCCACCAGAAATGGTCGGAGCACGAAGAAAATTTATGATTGGGGATTCATCAGGCCGTGAGGTAATAGCTAAAAAAACTAACGATATACTGGAGAGAAACGATATTGATCTGACTGTTGATAAAAAAGATAAAAGAATCAAGGAGATGTATAATGAAATTCAACAGTTGTATGAAGAAAATAAGAGAAGCTCCTGCATACTTGACAAGGAATTCAAAGAGATTTTAGATAAACATTTCGATAAGGAGGTTTAA
- the gatC gene encoding Asp-tRNA(Asn)/Glu-tRNA(Gln) amidotransferase subunit GatC — MANEKITEEEVESISSFARISLDDDEIEDLVPQLNEILDYFDKIDEADTEGVEPLFGVHGKKNVFRDDDVGESMSQETALQNAEKTEDGYFKSPRVRD; from the coding sequence ATGGCCAATGAAAAGATTACCGAAGAAGAGGTTGAAAGTATATCGAGTTTTGCGAGGATTTCTTTAGATGATGATGAGATTGAAGACTTAGTTCCCCAACTAAATGAGATACTTGATTACTTTGACAAGATAGATGAAGCTGATACGGAGGGGGTGGAGCCGTTGTTTGGAGTGCATGGTAAAAAGAATGTGTTTCGTGATGACGATGTAGGTGAAAGCATGTCCCAAGAAACAGCTCTACAAAACGCTGAGAAAACTGAGGACGGATATTTCAAGTCACCGAGGGTGAGAGATTGA
- the gatA gene encoding Asp-tRNA(Asn)/Glu-tRNA(Gln) amidotransferase subunit GatA — MEAWKTTQRIKNGEDTSVEVVERVFENIKKHEKNVNAYITLEKEKALNQARKIDKAIKNGEDPGPLAGVPIGIKDSISTAGMKTTCGSKTLQNYIPPYDAYTVQQIKEAGGIVIGKTNCDEFCMGSTTETSYFGETRNPLNPDLVPGGSSGGSAAAVSYGGASIALGSDTGGSVRCPAAFCSVVGLKPTYGSVSRHGLVAYGSSLDQIGPITQDVKDAALTYDVISGNDPQDPTSNTTKQNHLQNLEPDPDVTLGIPKQLQEGVDPEIKQKTNEKIDKLRDLGAETKRIDIPSLEYALPAYCIISMSEASSNLARYDGVRYGHRSKSNEDWNTEFSKTRAESFGDEVKRRIILGTYALSAGYYDRYYNKALKIRNLLTKEFKQTFKEVDALISPTMPYKPFEIGEKINDPLSLYMGDALNVPVNMVGNPSITIPTNKNEPIGIQIIGDHHQEQKILNIAKAMEETK; from the coding sequence ATTGAAGCTTGGAAAACAACCCAAAGAATCAAAAATGGTGAAGACACCTCTGTAGAGGTTGTCGAGCGTGTGTTTGAAAACATTAAAAAACATGAAAAAAATGTTAATGCGTATATCACACTCGAAAAGGAAAAAGCATTGAACCAAGCTAGAAAGATCGATAAAGCAATAAAAAATGGAGAAGACCCTGGTCCTTTAGCTGGAGTTCCAATAGGGATAAAAGATTCAATATCTACCGCAGGAATGAAAACCACTTGTGGCTCTAAAACACTTCAAAACTACATACCACCCTACGACGCATACACTGTACAACAAATCAAAGAAGCAGGAGGCATTGTAATAGGGAAAACAAACTGTGATGAGTTCTGCATGGGAAGCACCACCGAAACAAGCTATTTTGGAGAAACAAGAAACCCCTTAAACCCTGACTTAGTTCCCGGAGGCTCTTCAGGAGGAAGTGCAGCAGCAGTAAGCTACGGAGGTGCTTCAATAGCTCTTGGATCAGATACAGGCGGATCTGTTAGATGTCCAGCAGCATTCTGCAGCGTAGTAGGTTTGAAACCCACATACGGCAGCGTATCTAGACATGGATTAGTCGCCTACGGAAGCTCCCTAGACCAAATAGGCCCAATAACCCAAGATGTAAAGGATGCAGCCCTCACTTACGACGTTATATCTGGCAATGACCCTCAAGACCCAACATCCAACACTACCAAACAAAACCACCTACAAAACCTAGAGCCTGACCCCGACGTTACACTCGGAATACCCAAACAACTTCAAGAAGGAGTAGACCCCGAGATAAAACAAAAAACAAACGAAAAAATAGACAAATTAAGAGATTTAGGTGCCGAAACAAAAAGAATCGATATACCTTCTCTTGAATACGCATTACCAGCATACTGCATAATAAGCATGAGTGAGGCAAGCAGCAATCTAGCAAGATATGACGGAGTTCGATATGGCCATAGATCAAAATCCAATGAAGATTGGAACACCGAATTCTCAAAAACAAGAGCAGAAAGCTTTGGAGACGAAGTAAAACGAAGAATAATATTAGGAACATACGCATTAAGCGCTGGATATTACGACCGCTACTACAACAAAGCACTCAAAATCCGAAACCTACTAACCAAAGAATTTAAACAAACATTCAAAGAAGTAGACGCATTAATATCCCCAACAATGCCATACAAACCATTCGAAATCGGCGAAAAAATAAACGACCCCCTATCCCTATACATGGGAGACGCATTAAACGTCCCAGTAAACATGGTAGGCAACCCATCAATAACAATCCCAACAAACAAAAACGAACCAATCGGAATACAGATCATTGGAGACCACCACCAAGAACAGAAAATACTGAACATAGCCAAAGCAATGGAGGAAACAAAATGA
- the gatB gene encoding Asp-tRNA(Asn)/Glu-tRNA(Gln) amidotransferase subunit GatB, which yields MTEVDTTIGLEVHIQLNTETKLFCSCSTNYRESPPNTHTCPTCLGLPGTLPKLNKKVVKYGVMAGYALNCEIANEMHFHRKNYFYPDLAKGFQITQYDKPIAKNGEIKLKNDKKIRIRRIQIEEDPGRLVHPISSRYTYTDYNRSGMPLLEIVTEPDLSTPQEARELLNKIREILEYLQIFDGSLEGSLRCDANISIEGGGRAEVKNISSYKGAEKALQYELTRQKNLLRRNKEVKRETRHFNEEQEITRSSRSKEEEHNYRYFPEPDIPNIHITKKLKQQAKQDLPELPDEKRERFIKQYKITTDQAKSLTQTIKWANYYEETAKHTKPETAATWIADVLKGELNYRDKTIHQNKITPKQMAEIVNKLNNDKITEKGATKIIRTMLDNGGTPQEIIKQKNLETIEKDQVQQAIKQAIEENPEAVKDYHNGKQEAINYLVGQVMKITKGKAKPDETNKLITKTLEENA from the coding sequence ATGACCGAAGTAGACACAACAATCGGATTAGAAGTACACATACAACTAAACACAGAAACAAAACTATTCTGCAGTTGCAGCACAAACTACCGAGAATCACCACCCAACACACATACCTGCCCAACATGCCTTGGACTACCAGGAACCCTACCAAAACTAAACAAAAAAGTAGTTAAATACGGCGTAATGGCCGGATACGCATTAAACTGCGAAATAGCCAACGAAATGCACTTCCACAGAAAAAACTATTTCTACCCAGACCTCGCAAAAGGATTCCAAATCACACAATACGACAAACCAATCGCCAAAAACGGCGAAATAAAACTAAAAAACGATAAAAAAATCCGAATAAGAAGAATACAGATAGAAGAAGACCCAGGACGACTCGTACACCCAATATCATCCAGATATACATACACAGACTACAACCGATCAGGAATGCCATTACTCGAAATCGTAACCGAACCAGACCTATCAACCCCACAAGAAGCAAGAGAACTACTAAACAAAATACGAGAAATACTCGAATACCTCCAGATATTCGATGGATCACTCGAAGGATCACTCAGATGCGACGCAAACATATCAATAGAAGGTGGAGGCCGAGCCGAAGTAAAAAACATATCCTCCTACAAAGGCGCAGAAAAAGCCCTACAATACGAACTAACCAGACAAAAAAACCTCCTAAGACGAAACAAAGAAGTCAAAAGAGAAACCAGACACTTCAACGAAGAACAAGAAATAACCCGCTCCTCAAGATCGAAAGAAGAAGAACACAACTACCGCTACTTCCCAGAACCAGACATACCAAACATCCACATAACCAAGAAACTAAAACAACAAGCCAAACAAGACCTCCCAGAACTCCCAGACGAAAAAAGAGAAAGATTCATCAAACAATATAAAATAACAACCGACCAAGCCAAATCACTAACACAAACAATAAAATGGGCCAACTACTACGAAGAAACCGCCAAACACACAAAACCAGAAACAGCAGCAACATGGATAGCAGACGTACTAAAAGGAGAACTAAACTATAGAGACAAAACAATACACCAAAACAAAATAACACCCAAACAAATGGCTGAAATAGTAAACAAACTCAACAACGACAAAATAACCGAAAAAGGCGCAACAAAAATAATACGAACCATGCTCGACAACGGGGGAACACCACAAGAAATAATCAAACAAAAAAACCTCGAAACAATAGAGAAAGACCAAGTACAACAAGCAATCAAACAAGCAATCGAAGAAAACCCAGAAGCAGTAAAAGACTACCACAACGGAAAACAAGAAGCAATAAACTACCTAGTAGGCCAAGTAATGAAAATAACAAAAGGAAAAGCAAAACCAGATGAAACAAACAAACTAATAACCAAAACATTGGAGGAAAACGCTTGA
- a CDS encoding DNA topoisomerase I, which yields MNKLIVAEKDKAAKRIAEILSDGNYNSKKVGKTNVYEYTENGDKNQVIGLRGHIMKIDFPEKYKDWQAQEPKELIRAEIEKNPLHKGIVNSLQKLAKQAEQTIIATDYDREGELIGKDALEVIENTNNKITNKRARFSALTQTDVKTAFQNTGEMDYKLSSSGEARQILDLVWGASLTRYISLTAHRYGDNFLSVGRVQTPTLAIIVDKEKEIEAFEPTPYWEINLTLQTNNKKFQAQHTEGRIWEEQKADKIHQNIQNTATVTSTKTKTKKDTPPTPFNTTAFMRAAGSVGLNPSRAMNTAETLYTAGYISYPRTDNTVYSESLDIEQKLHMIGQHPEFKENVQKIQQQKNITPTQGDKTSKDHPPIHPTQLANKKDLNKTEWKVYELIVRRFLATLSPPATKKRITIKLQTGGETFQTKGTQYTDLGWREHYPYYKTKETILPKLQKNQEINIKQKHKESKQTNPPNRYSSNRLITKMDKKGLGTKATRHNIISKLYNRNYIYGNPPKPTKTAEAVIETLEEYAERITQPDMTATLEKEMDQIVDGKLEKQDVIEESRQMLEQIFQDLTQNKEKIAQSLRTGLQKDKILGPCPKCGENLRIMRSKRGSRFVGCSGYPDCNYSLPLPKRGNLIKTKKTCPNHNLNELKVTYNKNKKPWTLGCPQCNYDEWQKDKNKDKD from the coding sequence TTGAACAAACTAATAGTGGCTGAAAAAGACAAAGCAGCCAAAAGAATAGCCGAAATACTATCAGACGGCAACTACAACTCAAAGAAAGTAGGAAAAACAAACGTATACGAATACACCGAAAACGGAGACAAAAACCAAGTAATAGGACTACGCGGACACATAATGAAAATCGACTTCCCAGAAAAATACAAAGACTGGCAAGCCCAAGAACCAAAAGAACTCATCCGCGCAGAAATAGAAAAAAACCCACTACATAAAGGAATAGTAAACTCACTACAAAAACTCGCCAAACAAGCCGAACAAACCATAATAGCAACCGACTACGACAGAGAAGGAGAACTAATAGGAAAAGACGCACTCGAAGTAATAGAAAACACAAACAACAAAATAACAAACAAAAGAGCAAGATTCAGCGCACTAACACAAACCGACGTAAAAACAGCATTCCAAAACACAGGAGAGATGGACTACAAACTATCAAGCAGCGGCGAAGCCAGACAAATACTAGACCTAGTATGGGGAGCCTCACTAACAAGATACATATCACTAACCGCCCACCGATACGGAGACAACTTCCTATCAGTAGGTCGAGTCCAAACACCAACCCTCGCAATAATAGTAGACAAAGAAAAAGAAATCGAAGCATTCGAACCAACACCATACTGGGAAATAAACCTAACACTACAAACAAACAACAAGAAATTCCAAGCACAACACACCGAAGGCAGAATATGGGAAGAACAAAAAGCAGACAAAATACACCAAAACATCCAAAACACAGCCACAGTCACATCAACCAAAACCAAAACCAAAAAAGACACACCACCAACACCCTTCAACACCACCGCCTTCATGCGAGCAGCAGGCTCAGTAGGCCTAAACCCATCAAGAGCAATGAACACAGCCGAAACACTATACACCGCAGGATACATCAGCTACCCCAGAACAGACAACACAGTATACAGCGAAAGCCTAGACATAGAACAAAAACTACACATGATCGGACAACACCCAGAATTCAAAGAAAACGTACAAAAAATACAACAACAAAAAAACATCACACCAACACAAGGCGACAAAACAAGCAAAGACCACCCACCAATACACCCAACCCAACTCGCAAACAAAAAAGACCTCAACAAAACCGAATGGAAAGTATACGAACTAATAGTAAGACGATTCCTAGCAACACTATCACCACCAGCAACCAAAAAACGAATAACAATAAAACTACAAACCGGAGGAGAAACATTCCAAACCAAAGGAACACAATACACAGACCTCGGATGGAGAGAACACTACCCATACTACAAAACAAAAGAAACAATCCTACCAAAACTACAAAAAAACCAAGAAATCAACATCAAACAAAAACACAAAGAATCAAAACAAACAAACCCACCAAACAGATACAGCTCAAACAGACTCATAACAAAAATGGACAAAAAAGGACTCGGAACCAAAGCAACAAGACACAACATAATCTCCAAACTATACAACAGAAACTACATATACGGAAACCCACCAAAACCAACAAAAACAGCCGAAGCAGTAATCGAAACACTAGAAGAATACGCAGAAAGAATCACACAACCAGACATGACCGCAACACTAGAAAAAGAAATGGACCAAATCGTAGACGGAAAACTAGAAAAACAAGACGTAATAGAAGAATCAAGACAAATGCTCGAACAAATATTCCAAGACCTAACACAAAACAAAGAAAAAATAGCCCAATCACTAAGAACAGGACTCCAAAAAGACAAAATACTCGGACCATGCCCAAAATGCGGAGAAAACCTACGAATAATGAGATCAAAAAGAGGAAGCCGATTCGTAGGCTGCAGCGGATACCCAGACTGCAACTACTCACTACCACTACCAAAAAGAGGAAACCTAATAAAAACCAAAAAAACCTGCCCCAACCACAACCTCAACGAACTCAAAGTAACATACAACAAAAACAAAAAACCATGGACACTAGGATGCCCACAATGCAACTACGACGAATGGCAAAAAGACAAAAACAAAGACAAAGATTGA
- the panD gene encoding aspartate 1-decarboxylase, producing MRTVLKSKIHRATVTEADVEYIGSITIDSELLDHADLWPNERVLVVSNTSGARLETYTIPGEPGSGEICINGAAANKINVGENITIMSFISTKKQIEPTVVSVDNENKFKAYL from the coding sequence ATGAGAACTGTTTTAAAGTCTAAAATACATCGAGCAACGGTCACTGAAGCAGACGTCGAGTATATCGGAAGCATAACCATCGATAGCGAACTATTAGATCACGCCGATCTATGGCCTAATGAACGTGTTTTAGTTGTTAGCAACACAAGTGGGGCGAGACTGGAAACATATACAATTCCTGGTGAACCAGGCTCAGGAGAAATCTGTATCAATGGAGCAGCAGCCAACAAAATTAACGTAGGGGAAAACATTACCATAATGAGTTTTATTTCAACAAAAAAACAGATAGAACCAACCGTTGTAAGTGTCGATAACGAAAACAAATTCAAAGCATACCTCTAA
- a CDS encoding DUF4013 domain-containing protein → MEGLKYPIKEDKGLINILIGGLLLLLSFLLIPAFIVVGYLIKVGAETSRGNDRLIEFGEWINLLVTGFVGWIITIIYSIIPFLIWSAVAFILIGILGIGGAGDSALVAGVGLLGFVLLWLFGLLVGILIYYTLPAALINYGRESSFKAAFRLSQLKEIWMTREYFTAALIPIVLMVIQYIVITILGFTIIGLILVPFVYFYFHLVIIRIFGIAFRNVVGRPGI, encoded by the coding sequence ATGGAAGGACTAAAATATCCTATTAAGGAAGATAAAGGATTAATTAATATATTAATTGGTGGTTTACTACTTCTATTGTCGTTTTTGTTGATACCTGCATTTATAGTGGTTGGATATTTGATTAAGGTTGGTGCTGAAACCTCTAGAGGAAATGATAGATTAATTGAGTTTGGAGAATGGATTAATTTATTAGTAACTGGTTTTGTTGGATGGATAATCACCATTATCTACTCTATCATACCATTCTTGATTTGGAGTGCAGTAGCGTTTATTTTAATCGGTATATTAGGTATTGGTGGTGCCGGTGATTCCGCATTAGTAGCTGGTGTTGGCTTGTTAGGTTTCGTACTACTATGGCTGTTCGGTTTACTGGTGGGGATACTGATCTATTATACGCTTCCTGCTGCGTTGATAAACTATGGACGAGAAAGTTCATTTAAAGCAGCTTTCCGTTTATCACAACTCAAAGAAATCTGGATGACAAGAGAATACTTTACAGCAGCTTTGATACCAATCGTTTTGATGGTCATACAATACATAGTAATCACGATACTAGGATTCACAATAATCGGACTTATCTTGGTTCCATTTGTGTATTTCTACTTCCACCTAGTGATAATAAGAATCTTCGGAATAGCCTTCAGAAATGTTGTAGGAAGACCAGGGATTTAA